The Pangasianodon hypophthalmus isolate fPanHyp1 chromosome 14, fPanHyp1.pri, whole genome shotgun sequence nucleotide sequence CAGATGTGAAAAGCTGATAAAGACATATCCCAGAAATCTTGACACGTGGGGgttaatacttatgcaaccaacaaaCCTCCACTTATTTccgttacaggaaaatattttGCATCTTTAGACATATTGTAACCTTATCAACTTGCATAACTGTTTCAATATGAGCTCAATGCTAGTGCGTTGTTCCACTTAACAATGCAGTTAAACAAAGGGACTTTTAAACTAATCCAAAACTTGTTCTCTTGATGATATTCAGCCTCAAGTGTTCAGAAAAGATCTTATCTGACGACTAGCTGTTTCCGCTGATTAGATCCACCTCATTTAATACGTTTAATCAAATCAGATCATTTGCATGCACTGACACGTACCGTTTGTTCTCTGTGAAGGTCCACCATGACGGACAGCATCATGAGCAAAGCTGCCACGATGGAAATCCCCATCAACAGCAACGGAGACACGAGAACGTCTGAAGATGACAGTCTCGAACAGGTGAGGGGCTAAAACAACGCTGAAGCAagagctgggtgatatgatacaatataatatcGATACCATGATAAAATGTTACCAAATTTTGCATAAGGTCAGTATTTAAACCCAGTGAATACACTGCTGCAGGTACAGTgtagtaaaatatacagtagctGTGCCATTATTTCCTCTTTTGTGCATTATCAAAgcatttatctctttttttagcaaacctaaatgtcattctaaatctaaaaatattcaTGAAACTGTCGAAGTATTGAGATATTTGTACCATATCACCCAGGATTATCTCTAACTCTAATCGCACACGTCAGTATCGACAAGCTATTAATATAACCTGACATCATTCTGTGATTGCTCGAAACTTGCTTTGTCTCCACATAAAATATTCGATTGAGCCACAATACAAAGACGTGACATGGAATAAATGTTTTGTCTCTGATTTCTGCCTCCATTTTTAAATCACAGTCTGTCTGGTCATTTGTGTAATATATCAGATTGACATTCGCTTTCATTCCTGACTGCACGCTGACATGCCATGTTTTGTCTTTATGTCTCGTTTTTTTGCACAGATTCACTGGAGCTTAGAGAGGAAGGTAGGGAGTCTCTCAGTGGCTGTGATAAAGGAGGAAGTGGCAGTGTGTCCTTAGATTAGTGTCATGTGTCTCCCTTCTGAGTGTTTATGACTTAACACAGCCGTGGGCTTAAATATTCAACATGCTTGTGGGTTTGCTGCGTTTGAACAGCTCCAGCTGTGTATGTTTGAAATATAAGTGCTGTGTGAGTTTTGTACTTTAGTGAGTTCCTAGCTTGCCATTTTAATGCTGCGTTCATGAGGAATGGCAATTGGGGATTTTCTGCTTTACAGTGTTCACACAAACCAAACAGGTTAATTTTTAGGTGTAAAACAATACTTAACTTACTACAGAAATGAATGCCTGTAGTCAGCTTAGTCTTGTTTTATGtctaaaaatttttttctttatataacaACCAAAAAGTGTTGTTTCGTTTCTGCTTAATTTATATTGAAAGTGGATTATGCTCTGATACAGCTCTAAAAATACAAAGCTTGATCAAAACATCTTGTACAACATATTTTAGTATACaactactcacacacacacacacacacacacacacacacacacacacaaacacagttcaTGTTCATACTATGGAATTCCAACTCAGAGAAATGGCGCTCTATTGAGTGGGAAAAAAGCAGGAATTACAAGATAGATGGTTTTCCTTTCCCTATTTGGAAATTTTCCTTTTCCCATTTAGTCATGAATGCAGCATCGGAAAAGAAGCAGAATGTTTTCTGAATGACATGGTCCTAGAACAGTCAAactaaaaaaactaaacatttcCATATTGTTTCATGATGGTTTGTCCAACTGGGAATGGTGTGTGAGCAACATTTTCagtacatttcctttttttagtctctctctctctctctctctctctctcatttaattattcattcttAAAAATTGTTTGAATTGAATTCACGTTTTGTTGCACACGTTTTGTTGCACATAATTCTGtgatttcttttctatttctccGTTTGTTCTATGTTTCTGTATCTgtactgttttttctttctttcttgccatAAACAACTTATGTTAAATCTGAATTCtctaaaaaaatacattgcaGGAATGTTATTTGTGTAACAAGGCACCCTGACTTTTTTAGAATCAGTGCAGTACATTACTGAAGGGCGCGATGAAGTTTACTGTTACACTTGAGTGGTTGTGTGGCTGGAGGAAAGGGTCACGCTGATATCATTTATACGTCTGATATTAAGATTTATTAACCTTAGTGTAAATTATACTGATAAATGTCTTCTACAGGAAAGTGAAGCGGTTTTGAGCAACCAGTCACACTATAGGGCTCTAGGTGGTGCTAACGGCTCACagaaaaatgtgtctgtgtgtgtgtgtgtgtgtgtgtgtgtgtttatttggtaTATGAAGTACACCAGTGAACATTGAATGTATTTTTAGTTCAGCATTGTTTAGTTTTGTGGTAGTAAGTTAGTAGGTTATTTCTAATTGAACggcttgttttatatttttattgttttattgtttacataCTTATCACTTTGTGacttcttgcttttttttttcttaatttgagGAATTATCAGCAGAGACCTGGTTAACCATAATCATTGTTGTTCAATTTTTCACTGTACAAAATTATAATAGAACAAtattatttatctaaaaatctctctctccttattgTTCAGTATTAGAGAGTGATTTATCATATTGGTTAGACCTTTGTGAAATATAATAGGGATGAAATGCTAGAATTTGGAAAAGATGATTTGCTACTGAAATATGAAAACTGGGTtagttagttaaaaaaaaaaaaaaagatatacactgtatggccataagtctgaccctcacacccatatgtggttcttctccaaactgttgccacaaagttggaagctcaCAATTGTCTAGAAAGTCTTCATATGTTGAAGCATTAAGCACCGGacctaagaggcccaaaccggttccagcatgacaatgcccttgtgcacaaagcgagctccatgaagacgtggtttgccaaggttggagtggaagaactcgagtgtcctgcacagagccctgacctcaaccccactgaacacgtttgggatgaactggaacgctgactgaaccccagacctcctcacccaacatcagcgcctgacctcactaatggtcttgtagctgaatgaacacaaatccccacagccacgctccaaaatctagtggaaagccttctcagaagagtggccactgctgggcccttgtaCAAGGCCCTTAGttgtataaataagataaatggaAGTTGGTCtagataagggcatctgccaaatgctgtaaatgtagcagatcttttaaaaaatctagGAATTTCTGATAAACCTTCACTGCAATAGAAGATCATTTTGCATATcgttaaacaaatgaaatgccATTAATGATATTCATTAATGATATATTTTCTGTCAGTGGAATTAGATGACTTCAAACTTGAAATTACTGGagatgtctagaaataggtttttatattgttaaatatCTTTTAAGCATTAAGAGTCACTAGAACAacagtaaatcagtaaataatcATGGACTTTTCTGTAGAATTAAGCTCTCCTGCTGTATTAGAGTAGATGTGGTGTAGCTGTGTTGGTGTTTTCTGAACCGTGCTGGTGGTGTTTATGATGTTCAGGATCTGCAGCAGGTGATGGTGTCTGGGCCGAACCTGAACGAGACGAGTATTGTGTCGGGGGGATACGGAGGATCAGCCGAGGGCATCATCCCCACCGGCTCCATCAAAGGTGCGTGTCATTTGACTCTGTCTCAGCAGATGTcttttaatctcattttaaacTTTGCTTCAAACCTCCAGagtctttaatttttatttatttatttattttgctgaaatgctCTTAGGCCCAGCTATACTTTTCAACGAAGAGTATTTTGAAAGAAGATGCGGAAACGCCCCCATGCCAGGTGTCTTTATGCACCTTGTATATAAACTTATTTTCATATctttcctgttccagctctTTCTGTCACTTTCTACCAGCGAAGTGCACGTgggagaagtttttttttcacttaccTTAGAAAGTTATTGCTCCTTGTCCACAGGCTGAGGACGCAAGAAAACCGAGTGCATGCAAGTTTAACATGGAAAGACTAACATCGGtgtattttattgctgttttttatGTTTCTCACATCAGTAGGGTCCAAAAGTTTTGCACAATATTACACCAGACCTTCAGTGATAGCAGTCAAAATGAAGAGAATAAATATCAGGATGGtagaatttaatatatttgaatgaattaatttcaGCCTGTCTTTGCTCGGAGCTTGAAGTTACTTGGATTTAATGTAGGACCAGTTAGTTCAGCAGGAAGTCACAGCACATTACTCCAGTCTTATTCAAGCTACACTGGCTGTCTGTTAAGTTAAGTTACATTCACTACAAATTCATGCTCATCATATTTAAAGCTCTGAATGGTTTAGCTCAAGCGTATCTTGCTGAGCTCCTGAAGCAGTATAGCCCCGAACACTTCACTCAGCTGAGGCAGGCGTCCAGAGGATCCTGTTAATCCTAGTGGAAGATGTTTTTCTTACATCACCCCAAAACTGTGGAATAGTGTCTCAGAGAAGATAAGGAATGCTATCTTAATAACTATTCTTAATCTTGGGacttaatttgttaaataaaattttcattattaattttcataaatttacagtaaattcaTTAGTGCTGTTCCCTGGTTCTATAATGTGCTTTATCATAAATGCAGTGTTTTGTGCTGCTTCACTTTTGTATGTAAGGCATTTTGAGAAATTGAccctgaaaatgaaatgtcctaaataataataataataataataataataataatttctcaaTAATAGctcaaatatatttatgaaaatgctgtttatgtgtatgttttaGTTTTTGATACCAGATTATGAACAAGTTTATTTCAACATTCGCTACTAAAAATGAGGTTAAAGGCTAATAATAcgataaataatatataataagataaataatatGCTAGAATATTACATTATAGAGCACTAGAGAAAGTATTTAATTGTTTGGCACattgtagtttaaaaaaaataatgtatttttgatacTTTATGTTGTGGCGACTTATGTTTAAAGATGTGACAGAATTCACATACGGTGTTTGTAAGGTTTTTCCCCTTTAAGAGATCAGAGTTTTTTTGGCTTGTGGGTTGTTCGGAAAATAAACTTAGCCAGTTCACGGCTTCAGCATCCAGCTCGCATGTCGTCTCCACTCATTTAATTGCATGAACACCCACAATGTAACACTAGTATGATCACATGAGGATTTCTCAAACAgctaaaaattttaaataatgataacccataaaattaaaacagtttaTAGTTGATCAGCCTAGTATTTGTCCTTCTAAGTGCTCACTCTGACATTTGGACCTTACAGTATGTACATTCTGAAGAACATTAATGCAAATGACACGGATTAACACTTTGTGCAGCATTGTGGAGAGAATGTGCTTCTTTTCAGTGTGCTGGACCTGAGCTGTTGAGcagattcttgttttttttcattgaattGCTGCTCATTCACCTTTTCTTTATCATCTCTATGATGTCTATTgacatcattctctctctgtcctttcaACACTGATTGTTCTCGTCAACCGCTGACTCCTCAAACGCAATCCGTCTTCTCACTGGCTTGTTCGAAACGAACAGAGCATTCACACTGTTGATATTAATCACGTCATTGTCTTGCCCTTTTGTATTCTGtttgagtttatttttttctaaaactcATTGCCATTGATCTCACTGCATGTGTTAAATCTAATCCCTCTATTTggtgaaataaataattggAACCTCTCCAATCTCACCTTTATTCTCCATTCATGTCCACTCATTTCAGCCCTTCGCTCCAAATCTAGGGACTTTCCACCCAGTCATTCAGCTGCTGGTCGGATATCATGCCAGCCAGATCATTACCCAGGTATCCCAGTGGTCCTCCTGTCCTTCACATCATTTCATGTCTGTTCAGTCAATCAACATTATATCTCATGTTTTTGTCATAGTGACAGTGAAATCTTTGGAACTTTTTGGTAAAATCAGAAGGTTAATGATCTCTACATTCAAGCAGTAGTATTTCCTCTCATTTCCTCTagctcccagcatgcaccacaGTCACAGTAATCCAAGCATGACGTCAGAGGAGGCCACGCGTGGGATTGCAGTGGAGAAATTTGACAGTATGAAGAAATGGAGCATCAATACTTATAAGGTAGAGGGCATAAATATGGTCATGAGCCAACATTATTCCCTGTAGTATACTTGGGAAACCCATCAGATGCCacaacaggcaaaaaaaaaaaaaaaaaaaatctttctgtcAGGTATGCAAACATACTTTTGCACCTCAGCTTTacgaaaccataaatatatttcaccaaaatgatatagaaatggttttaatttacttttgaaTATTGACTAggctatcttcctgcaaagatcatgttgtgtaaggagtCCATTTCACAAATACGGTGTTCAGGaaagtcagtctgcctaaagatggcTAAAACCTTGCTACCTAAATGTGACTTCCTCATACAAAACCTAAAGAAATTGGCTCATACAGTAAATGCTCTGAAATTTGAAACTATATAAGGAAAAAGACATATGATTGAGAGAAATGTGAAAAGAAGGAGAAATGTTTCTTGGAAATTTTGTGTAATATCAGTAGTATAGTCTTAGTATAATATTAGTGCATCTGTACATTTGTCCTACAGTTGATTCTAGCACTGTTTACGAGTCTTATGTGAATAACTGATTTATTAATGCATCATTTAgaggatttttaaataaagactttGGTTTTTGGTGAAAAATATGTAGAATGTTGTCCTTCTGTGGAACAGTGAATAACTTGTAATTAAACATAAGAAACTTTTGTTAATGGTCTTAAGTAATAAAAGACTTGAAAAGACACTAAAGCTCCAATGGGCTTCACAGAGCAGCAGGGAAATGTACAGTACaaacaatgtaaataatatgGAAATGACAGTTTGGTTAGTAAAGCTGCTGCATGATTCACATGATCTCTTGAATCACTGTGCAAGCGTAtcagcatttctctctctctctccttctaaTTCTTCTCTCCTCCAGTGCACGAAGCAGATGTTTTCGGAGCGGTTTGGTCGCGGCTCAAGGACCGTGGACCTGGAGCTCGAGGCTCAGATCGACGTGCTGCGTGAAACCAAGCAGAAATACGAGCACATCCTGAGACTGGCACAGGCACTCACCACTCACTTCTACAATGTAGTGCAGACGCAGCAGGCGCTGGGAGACACGTTCGCTGATCTGAGCCAGAAATCTCCAGAACTGCAGGTAACCTCAACACAATGTGCTGTTGTCTAGTAGGAGATATAATCTTGGAGAGATTGTCCTATATTATACTGATGAAGAGAAGCGATAAAGCCTCTTCAAATTACTTATGAAACACCTTGAAGCTTTAAGCCTAGTCACCTCGATTCACTAGTACTAGACAATTTTGATTATTGATTAAGTATTGCATGGTTACAGATAAACTCATAGTCTCTTTTTGTAGTTATGATGATTTATGCACGTATGATGACTTCATGATGAAGCTTAAATTTGTGATTGGTTTGTTTACAGCAGGTAGGTGTTGGCCTGTGAGCCACAATATGCAGTAAAAGATATCCATAATACAATAATCCCCATTTTTAAGCAAAATGGGCGGGGCTAATCTTGGGTGACACTTGAATATGATTTACCCTCACCAATCAGAAGGCCGgtgtgatggatggatggatagatggatagctagatagatagatagatagatagatagagtactttattgatccatGAAGGAAATAGTTTAAATAGGTAAAACTGAGCTGAGAAATGTTCACTTcttattttttggaaaatctaGGTGTAACTGGAAAAGACTGATCTGGTTCACTTGTACCACACAATTTATATTTGTTCATTGCATCACTAAATAAGTGCACttgtctttaataaaatacttaTTGTTGTTGTCATCATTACTGTCTGAGCATGGATGATGAAGTCCTTAAATACAAAGATTGAGGAATTTGATGGaacacttgtttatttatttatttttttttgtatgagtTTAATTACCACTAGTGCGTagactgtaataaaatgtttaaaaaaaaagttttaaaaaaacttctttAAAAGTATTCAAAAACTGTTGGCAGTATGTAAGTGTGTACAGTTATGTTTATTTCTTCATGAATAGTGTAGCAGGCAATCAAGTGCACTTGTTTGAATAATAGAATGCACCAGACAGTTctttgtcactggggtggtacctttatgtgtttgtatgtttaatatgaactgtatttactgtattatatCTTAAACTAACTATGGATACAGGAGTGCTCCTATAAATTGCTCAATTATTAGTGAttaaattgaaattattttaaactgtaCACTATATTTACAATTCCAGgtgaaacattacaaaatgaagaaaaaggttACAAAATATGTAACCTTAAGGGTGCCACCCAAATGACAGGGAAagatacttttttttgtaaatcacctGGTTCTGTACACTGTATATTCCTATTTTGTTTTACACTTTGCTAGATGTTTAACATGACATTCATGTATGGAAtcatatgaattttaaaaaatattttgcaccttaATCTTTGGTTACTCAGTTattgaatatactgtacataaaagCCACAGAGGACCACAGATGTgtaattattaaatacattacaaCGTTCCTCAGGACGAGTTTGGCTACAACGCAGAGACACAAAAGCTGCTGTGTAAGAACGGAGAGACGCTACTGGGAGCAATTAACTTCTTCGTGTCGAGCATCAACACACTGGTCAACAAAACCATGGAGGACACACTAATGACCATCAAGATGTATGAGAACGCAAGGTACAATGGCTTGAATCTAAATGCTCTGGAAAACACAAAGCGATGATAGTGTCTCTTGGTTTATGAAAGgtttatgaatattcattttaCACGATTAACCCTTGTGTATAAGGCTGGAATTCATTATTActaaaatgtgattattttgttCCCTGGTATTTTTTTCTCTAGCAcagaatacatttaaataaataaatattttgtagaaTGATTTTGATCTTTTGCCTATTAAACAGCATTCAGGAGACCCCAATTATTATAGACTAGTTAAGTTTTTGTCCATTTCAAGTTGCCTGTTTTCTTAGTTGAAGCCTTTGCTCCAAGCCTGATATTAATCTGTCTGTCAGGCTTGGAAAAATATCTGTCTGTAAAACAATCCTTATAAAAAAGTCATTATGTAGCAATGTTTAAGCAACTGAAAATACACTTtctgttaaaataaatctttgtgATACTAAAGATCTGAAGGGACTAAAATCCACTATAGTGTTCTCTCATTTAACTGCCTACTACTTAAATGCTGAATGCTCTAGAAAACATGAAGCAGTGAATGTGTCACCTCTTAAATGAGTTGAATATTGATTTGATCAATTTTTCCAATTTTAGGACTGTTTTAAATGCAGCTCTTGTATTAATCTAAATGcgtaaagatgtgtgtgtgtgtgtgtgtgtttaggttgGAGTATGATGCCTATAGGACAGACCTGGAAGAGCTGAGTGCTGGCCCGCGTGATGCCGCTGCTATGGTGCGTATCGAACTCGCCCAGCAGGAGTACCAGATCCACAGAGACAAGTACGAGCGCCTACGGAGTGACGTCACCATCAAGCTCAAATTCCTGGAGGAGAATAAGGTACGTTTCCTTTAACGACTGCTGTAAGTCAAGACAGACTTGTATATAATCACCACTCATCTGACGAACGTCAGGATTAAACCACAAGTCCAGTTTCCTTGACTTGTACCATCTATATTCTGTGTTTAGTAAATTTTCAAAACAGtgcatatgtaaaaaaaaaaaaaaaaaacactatgcaTATGTAACTTAACTTTATGTTGCTGTTGGCTGTAcattaggaataaaaaaactgGGGGGGTGTGTtattatagggaaataatcaatgatgcaaAATGGAGTTAGTATTACAGTACTACCCTGCAGCACgtcccaaagtattttattcctcttactctacagcaatttggcaacaattacaatgttttgaaGTTAAGCATTATGTTGTActtatgttttaatgttattgaacATCTTTTTTAAACAGATCACAAAGCATGATTTTCACTTTATTGTCCTTGTGAATATAGTCTAAGTTACAAAAGTAATATAACTAGTGAGACTGTTTATTAGACAGTGACCCTATTTTGACCCTTGTGATCTGCAGGTGAAGGTGATGCACAAGcagctcctcctcttccacAATGCCATCTCGGCCTACTTCGCTGGCAACCAGCAGCAGCTTGAACAGACTCTCAGGCAATTCAACGTGAAGTTGAAGCGGCCTGGCTCGGACAGACCGTCATGGCTGGAGGAACAGTAATAAACCATAAGACACGGTTAATCTCAGCCTCTAGAGACTCAGACAGGCTGGAGGATGGAGTGATGAATGGATGTGCTGGCAGATGTTGTGTGTCTGAATGGATGAGGGGATTTAATCATGTGATCATGCCATGAAGGATGTAGTTTATTTAAAGGCAGATTTTATTATGATGAATGAGGAAGGACAGATGCCTCCCATGCCTTTTGTCTTTgtattgaatttattttgtcATGCAAAGTAAAGTGGAACAAGTTATAATCGCATTTTGTTCATATGTATGGCAGACCTTCGAGAGCAGTTactttaattacttttattgtAGAGTGGGCCGTATTCTGAGTTGTATCCTCAGAAATGAGAAATTAATACTGATGTTGTGCACATCTGTATTCAGACAACACATGCAACTACAGACTTAAGCGATATTCAGACGTTATTAACGTCAATATTGAGTTAAAGCTCATTTTtaagcccatttttcttgcatgatatcGGCTCAGACAAGAAACAGTATTAAGTCTGGctccactgtctgacagtttgccataaatataatatgtcacactgaaatttatgttttgggcTTTAATTACACTAAAAAAACATGGTGGAATGTTATTTGAggtcaattttttaaatatataacactattaattaattacacgTATTATCCATTTAAAGCCAATTAACCTTCAACACaggatatgaaaaaaaaaaaaagtaaaatagcaggaggtgctggatcaagtgctattttagaAGTTTCTGAATAATGagagtggaagccatattgttaaaccaaatttgcggtgattaatgtgataattacagatcagcatcaacatcaacattttgGTCTCAGATGTATAGATTTTTGAGATGCATATCATCTTCTCAACCATAATGTATTAgtccttcttttatttttcatagtaaattgtctcttgcttttatgttgcaTTGTATTTAATTTGGCAACAAAAAACTCCcactatttccttcttcagtcagcattttctatccctgatttttttcttttttgtgtttatgtttaaaagcAGTGTTCTAgacgcttctactcaagaaaagtCTGGAAACTACACACAGATGATCGGCAAAATCCATATGGAGaacccagaaaatcaacttaagtaCCTGCATATACAAAGTCTGAATACATGCAAATTCCTAGAGTcgtcaactctgaatacggcccagTGACGGGAAATCGTGTGTATGTGCACAGGACTATTCTCTGGTACGGTGCATTGGAATTGAGGCATGCTGTGGATAACTGTTTACAGTACATGTTCTAAAAAGGTTAATTAATGTATATTCTTGTGTAAATTACAGTGTAAAGTCCCACATATCAAATTAAACACAGTTTGAAAGGAGGGCCTCATGTCATAAGTTTCCTGATcattcattgtttcatttcattatgtCATTCTGATGGCTACACTGGGTTAggagttgagtgcaaaagtttgcatcccccatggTTTTTGCATGGGAAAGAGGGAGAATATACCACTGTATTGCAGTTTACGTACTGTATAAATTCCAAGCGAGTTCCAAGCGTTAAATATGAAATGTGAATGTATCCTGCATCAAGACATTAATCCAAAACAAAGAGCAAAATCAACTGAAAATGGcacacattaaaatacattggCATACATTATAATTCTgttgtctttattttgttttaagggTATACATACTTTTTCGCTCAACTGTAAATCCTCCAGTGTAAACGGTATTACTGATTCTAAATGGTACATTTTTCATCCCATTAATGGTGAGCTAATTTCTGTAAGCCAAaacaggtcaaaggtcagtggCACCTATTGTTCACAATTGGCCTGCTGACCTTTGACATGCTATACTGAGATTAAAAGAAGGGGTTTGGTTAGGTGTTGTAACCAAAATGACTCCAACACATGGCTCTTGTAACAAAGAGCAAGGTAATTAgcatagttagctagttaactaaCTAATGGTAGCTTGCAAGTTAATAAACTCCTTATCGGGTTGTATTACATTAGGTAAGTagatttaacaaacacaaaaatgactGTTAATCAAAATCAGGATAATCACTGATTTTTACACTTGAAATAATAACCATATACTGGATATCACaataatatattgtgtatattgcaTTATATAGTTCACAGCATAATTCATCACTTACAGATTGTTGTAGAACccttacaatgtttttttttttttttaatgaaatgctCAACCAGCAGATGTCAGCAATTTGACAGCTGACATGCTCTCAGTGATTATGGTGTGTCTTGATTAATATCATTGTTCTTAATGTGTAACATCCatgttttgaaagaaaaattgCCCTTGTTTTACACATAATTAACCAAAAAAGGATATTATTGGCATAAGGCATTTACCTAGGTAGCAAAGTGACATTAGGCCGACATCAGCCACTCCATTGGGCCAACACCAGCCACTCCACTGGGCCAACATCAGCAACTCCACTGGGCCGACATCAGCCACTCCACTGGGTCAACATAAGTGACTCCACTGGGCCAACGTCAGCCACTCCACTGGGCCAACATCAGCCACTCCACTGGGCCAACATCAGTGACTCCACTGGGCCAACTTCAGCCACTCCACTGGGCCAACATCAGTGACTCCACTGGGCCAACGTCAGCCACTCCACTGGGCCAACACCAGCCACTCCACTGGGTCGACATCAGCCACGCTATTGGGCCAACATCAGCCACTCCAATGGGCCGACATCAGCCTCTCCACTGGGTCAACATAAGTGACTCCACTGGGCCAACGTCAGCCACTCCACTGGGCCAACATCAGCCACTCCACTGGGCCAACGTCAGCCACTCCACTGGGCCAACGTCAGCCTCTCCACTGGGCCGACATCAGCCACTCCACTGGGCCAACTTCAGCCACTCCACTGGGTCGACATCAGCCACGCTATTGGGCC carries:
- the arfip2a gene encoding arfaptin-2a isoform X6 encodes the protein MINLEPGSRSTMTDSIMSKAATMEIPINSNGDTRTSEDDSLEQDLQQVMVSGPNLNETSIVSGGYGGSAEGIIPTGSIKAPSMHHSHSNPSMTSEEATRGIAVEKFDSMKKWSINTYKCTKQMFSERFGRGSRTVDLELEAQIDVLRETKQKYEHILRLAQALTTHFYNVVQTQQALGDTFADLSQKSPELQDEFGYNAETQKLLCKNGETLLGAINFFVSSINTLVNKTMEDTLMTIKMYENARLEYDAYRTDLEELSAGPRDAAAMVRIELAQQEYQIHRDKYERLRSDVTIKLKFLEENKVKVMHKQLLLFHNAISAYFAGNQQQLEQTLRQFNVKLKRPGSDRPSWLEEQ